In Pogoniulus pusillus isolate bPogPus1 chromosome 20, bPogPus1.pri, whole genome shotgun sequence, the following are encoded in one genomic region:
- the CTU2 gene encoding cytoplasmic tRNA 2-thiolation protein 2: MCEAAGADGGCGADGGCGADSAPPRRRRLPAGSPPQPCVKCKQGSASLIIRVGDPFCRDCFREYFVHKFRAMLGKNRIIFPGEQVLLALSGGAASSAMLRQVQEGLSRETAKRLRFIPGLIYVDEGAVRRQSLAQREKNLADMETLLQATGFPYHLVHLEEALELPASILQPGTRGSHEPGPSYKEAVEGFIHEQRQDGNRDGGTSLPGPGTQDAPLATPHLPTAVQTQKLLQLFEAVETTTAREELLQMLRTHLIVQTARTRGYAKVMTGETCTRVAIKLLTNMSLGRGAFVAVDTGFVDDRHGDVLVVRPMRDYTAKEIAFYNHFFNVPTIAVPPLFTKRREKPSIRHLIEHFLLGLQDDFPSTISTVYRTGEKLSPDPAKASCEEERCLLCLCALDIAWEEDLALDATLILEEPEENGCCQDVPAARAERKAAFIPLLCYGCRLTFKELGPLALLPPYIRAEGQRRIHRAEMVQQSQEALEDEEPGQS, from the exons ATGTGCGAGGCGGCGGGGGCCGACGGAGGCTGCGGGGCCGATGGAGGCTGCGGGGCCGACTCGGCACCGCCACGGCGCCGACGACTTCCGGCAGGCAG CCCCCCACAACCCTGTGTGAAGTGCAAGCAGggctctgcctccctcatcaTCCGTGTTGGGGATCCCTTCTGCCG CGACTGCTTCCGCGAGTACTTCGTGCACAAGTTCCGCGCGATGCTGGGCAAGAACCGCATCATCTTCCCGGGAGAGCAG gtgctgctggcactgtcGGGAGGGGCAGCCTCCAGTGCCATGCTCCGGCAAGTCCAGGAG gggCTCAGCCGAGAGACGGCCAAGAGGCTCCGCTTCATCCCTGGCCTCATCTACGTTGATG AGGGAGCAGTgcgcaggcagagcctggctcagcgCGAGAAGAACCTCGCCGACATGGAGACCCTGCTGCAGGCCACCGGCTTCCCCTACCACCTCGTGCACCTGGAGGAG GCCCTGGAGCTGCCTGCATCTATCCTGCAGCCGGGGACGAGGGGTTCCCATGAGCCTGGTCCCTCCTACAAAGAAGCTGTGGAGGGCTTCATCCATGAGCAGCGGCAGGATGGGAACAGGGATGGTGGCACTTCACTGCCTGGCCCTGGCACCCAGGATGCACCCCTTGCCACCCCTCACTTGCCTACTGCTGTGCAAacccagaagctgctgcagctctttgaaGCTGTGGAGACAACAACAGcaagagaagagctgctgcagatgctgcG GACCCACCTCATCGTGCAGACAGCCCGGACCAGGGGCTACGCCAAGGTGATGACGGGCGAGACCTGCACCCGCGTGGCCATCAAGCTCCTCACCAACATGTCTCTGGGTCGTGGTGCTTTCGTTGCTGTCGACACg GGCTTCGTGGACGACCGCCATGGCGACGTGCTGGTGGTGCGGCCCATGCGGGACTACACGGCCAAGGAGATCGCCTTCTACAACCACTTCTTCAACGTCCCCACCATTGCTGTGCCACCTCTCTTCACCAAG CGCCGGGAGAAGCCCAGCATCCGCCACTTGATAGAACACTTCCTCCTGGGGCTTCAGGACGACTTCCCCTCCACCATCAGCACTGTCTACCG GACAGGAGAGAAGCTGAGCCCAGATCCAGCCAAGGCGAGCTGCGAGGAGGagcgctgcctgctctgcctctgtgccctgGACATCGCTTGGG AGGAGGACTTGGCCCTGGACGCCACACTGATCCTGGAGGAGCCAGAGGAGAACGGGTGCTGCCAGGATGTCCCAGCAGCACG TGCTGAGAGAAAAGCTGCCTTTATCCCACTGCTGTGCTATGGCTGCCGTCTCACCTTCAAAGAATTG